A window of the Apostichopus japonicus isolate 1M-3 chromosome 8, ASM3797524v1, whole genome shotgun sequence genome harbors these coding sequences:
- the LOC139970833 gene encoding eIF-2-alpha kinase GCN2-like isoform X1 yields the protein MGDKETYEERQENEKVCLAAIYMDDFKDESKKNKKGMTILLHLMPERGMSGSNNIHVTIDMRVTCPPKYPTVLPDIKFMNARGLSDEKVQSLQKKTETLARSLLGEEMILQLSIAVQQFLHSHNIPGMKSLFDEMQKKEKREKEKVALLKQQQLKREKEMAEQERKELEKEMSKRHEALLEESRQRREKNKEEDEVVVKHQKPIQQRRKHQPDPFDISSSDNSNRSRSSSYNSNVKKPLDVTPTVGDRTRTESFNELAADSEVITVKFNTKVERTIHRGCILDDVEGGVAYVGMDISNGHLNFIREWKMQWKHGKGRKPLPDEEQSADNCLKSLASVEQELLSLLKLSHPNLVHYLAMNSSQGKDSTTVQLLMEFVGSSTLRHKIRSGRRVPFSILRQYAVDLLSALSYLHKKAVVHKQLSPGSVFLDVSGQLKLANYSICRRLNDLCEVMSEGKQSVRFSEEKTFGARGGKKGDVLKYGLILLGVLKEDPDVQMPCEIPQDLPPELKDFLERCLDTDERNRASVNVLEEHPFVKLGLAMDTCLMSAENKEQNGDSPSREVAEEETSEVRVLDNSRLNMEFEVLGNIGKGGFGNVFRVRNRLDGNAYAIKRIVLNPKSKELNKKITREVKLLSRLNHENVVRYFNSWIEVSDDIATTDSESDPSISGKSPKKVDRGRDSLSLGVVDDVEDLAPGLSAYGSASWSISAGGNPLSEESTDSLSDEEDDFGTSFMRRYSSSNSDGIDFEGSEDNETEEQSQREKSSPLYETEESSTDLELSPKRYLYIQMEFCEKSTLRTIIAEGIYKNEKQLWSFFRQILDGLVHIHSQGMIHRDLKPDNIFLAYDDLVKIGDFGLATSERKAGEVLTEISSHSLLPESSQSLEGDTQEFLTGKVGTALYVSPELCKARSGYYNQKVDLYSLGIIFFEMCIPCLKTGMERVQTLGKLRQENIEMPEFFDAYQHRDKKCIIRWLLDHDPGKRPTAREVLDSQHLPPLEMEEARFQEMIRKTVSKDQSRGFKHLMNELFSQTTNAKDDILYDVDNHKGFSLKQTLVQKTVFELLTNLFEKHGAVKVSSPLLMPKNALSDFTESGAYFMDSSGSLVVLPFDLRVPFARNVARNSITRLKRYSIERVYRERKIHRCHPREFTECAFDIITNITATLLPDAEVMYIVSEIIEEFPALEEKKVYFIRVNHTLLLTAILSHCGIPEEKREDVIKILADTKNTKAEMQTQLEALSLSEQEVHSLFQLVVLECSLKELSAKLKPVTRGRGPNASMAKQALIELEGIISRAEVFGVKQKIVVAPSLVHKYYSGYVFQFVAQFTKKNKKYTMQDILAAGGRYDNLIPQHRIPSAQANPSVPKAVGVSIHFDKIVTALMHDEEAVVPVCDVLVCVMSSSYSIKECIQVVRSLWVNNIKADILYDASMGLEEIQEYCRAFRVSHIVILKDHQETGVVWVRSIDREKKIVDSKVAFVNLVESLQQKLTSDVAEPKEPLAAQRSASLDVASSQPPIYGVTLLSLDNHKLENNTKKRIDRQIQPRIQPVLEHLSYKAVVEVLAVDLPMDVVKNIVAILDLEGDESGFDASVQELINKYNKYRKYLPRIADSIQQMKENEPSVVIILYSYREDGFKVYL from the exons GCTACCAGACATAAAGTTTATGAATGCTCGTGGCCTTTCAGATGAGAAAGTACAAAGTTTACAGAAAAAGACTGAAACATTAGCAAGAAGTCTTCTTGGAGAG GAGATGATACTGCAACTGTCTATAGCCGTACAGCAATTTCTCCACTCACATAATATTCCTGGAATGAAGTCATTGTTTGATGAGATgcagaagaaagagaaaagggaGAAGGAGAAAGTGGCTCTCTTGAAGCAGCAGCAGTTAAAACGTGAAAAGGAGATGGCGGAACAAGAG AGGAAAGAGCTGGAGAAGGAGATGAGCAAAAGACATGAAGCTCTGCTGGAGGAATCAAGgcagaggagagaaaagaacAAGGAAGAAGATGAAGTGGTAGTGAAACACCAGAAACCGATTCAACAGAGAAGGAAACACCAACCAGACCCATTTGATATCTCTTCTAGTGACAACAGCAACAGATCCAG GAGTTCCAGCTACAACAGTAACGTAAAGAAACCGTTGGACGTCACACCAACTGTCGGTGATAGGACAAGAACGGAGAGTTTTAACGAGCTCGCAGCAGATTCCGAAGTGATAACCGTAAAGTTTAATACAAAAGTGGAGAGGACGATACATAGAGGATGTATATTGG ACGATGTAGAGGGCGGTGTTGCTTATGTTGGTATGGATATCTCTAATGGTCATCTCAATTTTATAAGAGAGTGGAAGATGCAATGGAAGCACGGTAAAGGAAGGAAACCTCTCCCAGATGAAGAACAGTCAGCTGACAATTGCTTAAAATCG CTTGCCAGTGTGGAACAAGAGCTGCTGTCTCTTCTTAAATTATCCCATCCAAATTTGGTCCATTATCTTGCCATGAATTCCTCGCAAGGGAAGGATTCTACCACTGTTCAG CTTCTGATGGAGTTTGTGGGCAGCTCGACTTTACGACATAAGATACGCAGCGGCAGGCGTGTTCCATTCAGCATCTTGAGGCAATACGCAGTTGATCTGTTATCTGCGCTGTCCTACCTACATAAGAAAGCTGTGGTCCATAAGCAACTCTCACCGGGATCCGTTTTCTTGGATGTTAGTGGACAATTAAAACTGGCAAACTACAGCATCTGCAGAAG ATTAAATGACCTCTGCGAGGTCATGAGCGAAGGTAAACAATCTGTCCGATTTAGCGAGGAGAAGACATTTGGAGCCAGAGGTGggaagaagggtgatgtcttAAAATAT GGTCTTATTTTACTGGGAGTTTTAAAGGAAGATCCAGATGTTCAGATGCCCTGCGAGATTCCTCAAGATCTTCCTCCCGAGCTAAAGGATTTCTTAGAAAG GTGCCTCGACACCGACGAGAGAAATCGTGCATCGGTCAACGTCCTGGAAGAACATCCTTTCGTGAAGCTTGGATTAGCAATGGACACTTGTCTCATGTCAGCAGAGAATAAAG AGCAAAATGGAGATAGTCCATCAAGAGAAGTGGCTGAGGAGGAGACTAGTGAAGTCAGAGTTCTTGACAATTCCAGATTAAATATGGAGTTTGAAGTTCTTGGAAATATAGGGAAAGGTGGCTTTGGAAATGTGTTCAGG GTCCGAAACAGACTAGACGGCAACGCTTATGCTATCAAGAGAATCGTTTTGAACCCAAAGAGTAAAGAACTGAACAAGAAAATCACCAGAGAAGTGAAACTGCTGTCCAGACTTAACCATGAAAATGTGGTCAG ATATTTTAATTCTTGGATCGAAGTCTCCGACGACATCGCAACGACAGACTCCGAGTCGGATCCTTCCATATCCGGGAAATCCCCTAAGAAGGTGGACAGAGGGCGGGACAGTCTCAGTTTGGGAGTCGTTGACGATGTCGAGGACTTAGCTCCAGGATTAA GTGCCTATGGGTCTGCCTCGTGGAGCATCTCTGCAGGAGGAAACCCTCTCTCGGAGGAAAGCACAGATTCCTTATCAGACGAAGAAGATGACTTTGGAACATCTTTTAT GCGGCGCTATAGCTCATCAAATTCTGACGGGATCGATTTTGAAGGTAGTGAGGACAACGAGACGGAGGAGCAAAGTCAAAGAGAG AAATCTTCCCCTCTGTACGAGACGGAGGAGTCCTCCACAGATCTGGAGTTGTCACCGAAGAGGTACCTCTACATCCAGATGGAGTTTTGTGAGAAGAGCACTCTGAGGACCATCATAGCCGAGGGGATTTATAAAAACGAGAAACAACTCTGGAGTTTCTTCAGGCAGATTCTCGACGGACTGGTTCACATACATTCACAG GGTATGATTCACAGAGATCTAAAACCAGACAATATATTCTTAGCCTACGATGACCTAGTCAAAATTGGTGACTTTGGATTGGCCACGTCAGAACGGAAAGCTGGCGAAGTACTGACAGAAATATCAAGCCATTCTCTTCTCCCAGAATCTTCACAGTCGCTGGAAG GTGATACCCAAGAATTCTTGACGGGTAAAGTCGGTACTGCCCTCTATGTAAGCCCTGAATTATGTAAAGCCAGGAGTGGATATTACAACCAG AAAGTTGATCTGTACAGCCTGGGAATCATTTTCTTTGAGATGTGTATCCCATGTCTGAAGACTGGAATGGAAAGAGTACAGACATTGGGTAAACTCAGACAG gaaaatattgaaatgcCAGAATTTTTTGATGCATATCAACACAGAGACAAAAAGTGTATCATCAGGTGGCTTCTGGACCACGACCCTGGCAAACGCCCCACCGCAAGGGAAGTCTTGGACAGTCAGCATCTACCCCCTCTGGAAATGGAAGAGGCCAGGTTCCAAGAGATGATACGAAAGACTGTTTCCAAAGACCAATCAAGAGGCTTCAAACACTTGATGAACGAACTCTTTTCGCAGACGACGAATGCAAAAGATGACATTTTGTATGATGTAGACAATCACAAG GGTTTCTCTCTCAAGCAGACTCTTGTACAGAAGACAGTCTTTGAATTATTGACCAACTTATTTGAGAAGCACGGAGCAGTGAAAGTGAGCTCACCTCTCCTTATGCCAAAGAATGCTCTGAGTGACTTCACAGAATCGGGGGCTTACTTCATGGACAGCAGCGGGAGCCTTGTGGTGCTGCCGTTTGATTTACGG gtTCCATTTGCAAGGAATGTTGCCAGAAACTCAATTACAAGATTAAAAAG ATACTCCATAGAGCGGGTCTACAGAGAGAGGAAGATCCATAGATGTCACCCGAGGGAGTTCACTGAGTGTGCCTTTGATATCATAACAAACATCACAGCAACGTTGTTACCCGATGCTGAAGTCATGTACATAGTATCGGAAATCATTGAAGAGTTTCCAGCATTGGAG GAGAAAAAGGTTTACTTTATTCGAGTAAACCACACCCTCCTCCTCACAGCCATCTTGAGCCACTGCGGTATCCCCGAAGAGAAGAGGGAGGATGTCATCAAGATACTCGCAGACACCAAGAATACAAAGGCTGAGATGCAGACCCAGCTGGAGGCTTTATCTCTCTCAGAACAAGAG GTCCATAGTCTCTTTCAGCTTGTCGTCCTGGAATGCTCACTGAAGGAACTCTCTGCCAAACTGAAACCTGTGACCAGAGGTCGAGGACCAAATGCCTCCATGGCCAAGCAGGCACTTATTGAATTGGAAGGCATCATCTCTCGGGCAGAGGTATTTGGTGTCAAGCAAAAG ATTGTGGTGGCTCCAAGTCTGGTCCACAAGTATTACTCAGGCTACGTGTTTCAGTTCGTTGCTCAGTTTACTAAGAAGAACAAGAAGTACACGATGCAAGATATTTTAGCTGCCGGAGGAAGATACGACAACCTG aTTCCTCAGCACAGAATCCCATCCGCTCAGGCCAATCCCTCGGTTCCCAAAGCTGTAGGAGTCAGCATCCACTTTGATAAGATAGTAACGGCATTAATGCACGATGAAGAAGCG GTGGTTCCAGTGTGTGATGTCCTTGTTTGTGTGATGAGCAGTAGTTACTCCATTAAGGAATGCATTCAAGTCGTCCGAAGCCTGTGGGTGAATAACATCAAAGCCGATATACTCTACGATGCAAGCATG GGCTTAGAGGAGATTCAAGAATACTGTAGGGCTTTCAGAGTGTCTCATATCGTCATTTTGAAGGACCACCAAGAGACTGGTGTCGTCTGG GTACGTTCTATCGACAGGGAGAAGAAGATTGTAGATTCCAAGGTGGCCTTCGTGAACCTGGTAGAGTCCCTGCAACAGAAACTTACAAG TGATGTCGCAGAGCCTAAAGAGCCATTAGCCGCTCAGCGGAGCGCATCGTTAGATGTAGCCAGCAGTCAGCCACCGATATATGGCGTAACCCTCCTGTCGTTAGACAACCACAAACTAGAAAATAACACCAAGAAGAGAATAGACCGACAG ATCCAGCCACGTATTCAGCCTGTCCTGGAGCATCTATCCTACAAGGCTGTAGTAGAAGTATTGGCT GTGGATTTGCCGATGGACGTGGTGAAGAACATTGTGGCTATCTTGGAT cTGGAAGGAGATGAGAGTGGTTTCGATGCCAGCGTCCAGGAActcattaataaatataataaatatcgCAAGTATCTGCCACGGATTGCTGATTCGATCCAACAGATGAAGGAGAATGAACC ATCTGTGGTGATCATTCTGTACTCTTACAGAGAGGATGGATTTAAAGTGTACTTATAA
- the LOC139970833 gene encoding eIF-2-alpha kinase GCN2-like isoform X2 has protein sequence MDISNGHLNFIREWKMQWKHGKGRKPLPDEEQSADNCLKSLASVEQELLSLLKLSHPNLVHYLAMNSSQGKDSTTVQLLMEFVGSSTLRHKIRSGRRVPFSILRQYAVDLLSALSYLHKKAVVHKQLSPGSVFLDVSGQLKLANYSICRRLNDLCEVMSEGKQSVRFSEEKTFGARGGKKGDVLKYGLILLGVLKEDPDVQMPCEIPQDLPPELKDFLERCLDTDERNRASVNVLEEHPFVKLGLAMDTCLMSAENKEQNGDSPSREVAEEETSEVRVLDNSRLNMEFEVLGNIGKGGFGNVFRVRNRLDGNAYAIKRIVLNPKSKELNKKITREVKLLSRLNHENVVRYFNSWIEVSDDIATTDSESDPSISGKSPKKVDRGRDSLSLGVVDDVEDLAPGLSAYGSASWSISAGGNPLSEESTDSLSDEEDDFGTSFMRRYSSSNSDGIDFEGSEDNETEEQSQREKSSPLYETEESSTDLELSPKRYLYIQMEFCEKSTLRTIIAEGIYKNEKQLWSFFRQILDGLVHIHSQGMIHRDLKPDNIFLAYDDLVKIGDFGLATSERKAGEVLTEISSHSLLPESSQSLEGDTQEFLTGKVGTALYVSPELCKARSGYYNQKVDLYSLGIIFFEMCIPCLKTGMERVQTLGKLRQENIEMPEFFDAYQHRDKKCIIRWLLDHDPGKRPTAREVLDSQHLPPLEMEEARFQEMIRKTVSKDQSRGFKHLMNELFSQTTNAKDDILYDVDNHKGFSLKQTLVQKTVFELLTNLFEKHGAVKVSSPLLMPKNALSDFTESGAYFMDSSGSLVVLPFDLRVPFARNVARNSITRLKRYSIERVYRERKIHRCHPREFTECAFDIITNITATLLPDAEVMYIVSEIIEEFPALEEKKVYFIRVNHTLLLTAILSHCGIPEEKREDVIKILADTKNTKAEMQTQLEALSLSEQEVHSLFQLVVLECSLKELSAKLKPVTRGRGPNASMAKQALIELEGIISRAEVFGVKQKIVVAPSLVHKYYSGYVFQFVAQFTKKNKKYTMQDILAAGGRYDNLIPQHRIPSAQANPSVPKAVGVSIHFDKIVTALMHDEEAVVPVCDVLVCVMSSSYSIKECIQVVRSLWVNNIKADILYDASMGLEEIQEYCRAFRVSHIVILKDHQETGVVWVRSIDREKKIVDSKVAFVNLVESLQQKLTSDVAEPKEPLAAQRSASLDVASSQPPIYGVTLLSLDNHKLENNTKKRIDRQIQPRIQPVLEHLSYKAVVEVLAVDLPMDVVKNIVAILDLEGDESGFDASVQELINKYNKYRKYLPRIADSIQQMKENEPSVVIILYSYREDGFKVYL, from the exons ATGGATATCTCTAATGGTCATCTCAATTTTATAAGAGAGTGGAAGATGCAATGGAAGCACGGTAAAGGAAGGAAACCTCTCCCAGATGAAGAACAGTCAGCTGACAATTGCTTAAAATCG CTTGCCAGTGTGGAACAAGAGCTGCTGTCTCTTCTTAAATTATCCCATCCAAATTTGGTCCATTATCTTGCCATGAATTCCTCGCAAGGGAAGGATTCTACCACTGTTCAG CTTCTGATGGAGTTTGTGGGCAGCTCGACTTTACGACATAAGATACGCAGCGGCAGGCGTGTTCCATTCAGCATCTTGAGGCAATACGCAGTTGATCTGTTATCTGCGCTGTCCTACCTACATAAGAAAGCTGTGGTCCATAAGCAACTCTCACCGGGATCCGTTTTCTTGGATGTTAGTGGACAATTAAAACTGGCAAACTACAGCATCTGCAGAAG ATTAAATGACCTCTGCGAGGTCATGAGCGAAGGTAAACAATCTGTCCGATTTAGCGAGGAGAAGACATTTGGAGCCAGAGGTGggaagaagggtgatgtcttAAAATAT GGTCTTATTTTACTGGGAGTTTTAAAGGAAGATCCAGATGTTCAGATGCCCTGCGAGATTCCTCAAGATCTTCCTCCCGAGCTAAAGGATTTCTTAGAAAG GTGCCTCGACACCGACGAGAGAAATCGTGCATCGGTCAACGTCCTGGAAGAACATCCTTTCGTGAAGCTTGGATTAGCAATGGACACTTGTCTCATGTCAGCAGAGAATAAAG AGCAAAATGGAGATAGTCCATCAAGAGAAGTGGCTGAGGAGGAGACTAGTGAAGTCAGAGTTCTTGACAATTCCAGATTAAATATGGAGTTTGAAGTTCTTGGAAATATAGGGAAAGGTGGCTTTGGAAATGTGTTCAGG GTCCGAAACAGACTAGACGGCAACGCTTATGCTATCAAGAGAATCGTTTTGAACCCAAAGAGTAAAGAACTGAACAAGAAAATCACCAGAGAAGTGAAACTGCTGTCCAGACTTAACCATGAAAATGTGGTCAG ATATTTTAATTCTTGGATCGAAGTCTCCGACGACATCGCAACGACAGACTCCGAGTCGGATCCTTCCATATCCGGGAAATCCCCTAAGAAGGTGGACAGAGGGCGGGACAGTCTCAGTTTGGGAGTCGTTGACGATGTCGAGGACTTAGCTCCAGGATTAA GTGCCTATGGGTCTGCCTCGTGGAGCATCTCTGCAGGAGGAAACCCTCTCTCGGAGGAAAGCACAGATTCCTTATCAGACGAAGAAGATGACTTTGGAACATCTTTTAT GCGGCGCTATAGCTCATCAAATTCTGACGGGATCGATTTTGAAGGTAGTGAGGACAACGAGACGGAGGAGCAAAGTCAAAGAGAG AAATCTTCCCCTCTGTACGAGACGGAGGAGTCCTCCACAGATCTGGAGTTGTCACCGAAGAGGTACCTCTACATCCAGATGGAGTTTTGTGAGAAGAGCACTCTGAGGACCATCATAGCCGAGGGGATTTATAAAAACGAGAAACAACTCTGGAGTTTCTTCAGGCAGATTCTCGACGGACTGGTTCACATACATTCACAG GGTATGATTCACAGAGATCTAAAACCAGACAATATATTCTTAGCCTACGATGACCTAGTCAAAATTGGTGACTTTGGATTGGCCACGTCAGAACGGAAAGCTGGCGAAGTACTGACAGAAATATCAAGCCATTCTCTTCTCCCAGAATCTTCACAGTCGCTGGAAG GTGATACCCAAGAATTCTTGACGGGTAAAGTCGGTACTGCCCTCTATGTAAGCCCTGAATTATGTAAAGCCAGGAGTGGATATTACAACCAG AAAGTTGATCTGTACAGCCTGGGAATCATTTTCTTTGAGATGTGTATCCCATGTCTGAAGACTGGAATGGAAAGAGTACAGACATTGGGTAAACTCAGACAG gaaaatattgaaatgcCAGAATTTTTTGATGCATATCAACACAGAGACAAAAAGTGTATCATCAGGTGGCTTCTGGACCACGACCCTGGCAAACGCCCCACCGCAAGGGAAGTCTTGGACAGTCAGCATCTACCCCCTCTGGAAATGGAAGAGGCCAGGTTCCAAGAGATGATACGAAAGACTGTTTCCAAAGACCAATCAAGAGGCTTCAAACACTTGATGAACGAACTCTTTTCGCAGACGACGAATGCAAAAGATGACATTTTGTATGATGTAGACAATCACAAG GGTTTCTCTCTCAAGCAGACTCTTGTACAGAAGACAGTCTTTGAATTATTGACCAACTTATTTGAGAAGCACGGAGCAGTGAAAGTGAGCTCACCTCTCCTTATGCCAAAGAATGCTCTGAGTGACTTCACAGAATCGGGGGCTTACTTCATGGACAGCAGCGGGAGCCTTGTGGTGCTGCCGTTTGATTTACGG gtTCCATTTGCAAGGAATGTTGCCAGAAACTCAATTACAAGATTAAAAAG ATACTCCATAGAGCGGGTCTACAGAGAGAGGAAGATCCATAGATGTCACCCGAGGGAGTTCACTGAGTGTGCCTTTGATATCATAACAAACATCACAGCAACGTTGTTACCCGATGCTGAAGTCATGTACATAGTATCGGAAATCATTGAAGAGTTTCCAGCATTGGAG GAGAAAAAGGTTTACTTTATTCGAGTAAACCACACCCTCCTCCTCACAGCCATCTTGAGCCACTGCGGTATCCCCGAAGAGAAGAGGGAGGATGTCATCAAGATACTCGCAGACACCAAGAATACAAAGGCTGAGATGCAGACCCAGCTGGAGGCTTTATCTCTCTCAGAACAAGAG GTCCATAGTCTCTTTCAGCTTGTCGTCCTGGAATGCTCACTGAAGGAACTCTCTGCCAAACTGAAACCTGTGACCAGAGGTCGAGGACCAAATGCCTCCATGGCCAAGCAGGCACTTATTGAATTGGAAGGCATCATCTCTCGGGCAGAGGTATTTGGTGTCAAGCAAAAG ATTGTGGTGGCTCCAAGTCTGGTCCACAAGTATTACTCAGGCTACGTGTTTCAGTTCGTTGCTCAGTTTACTAAGAAGAACAAGAAGTACACGATGCAAGATATTTTAGCTGCCGGAGGAAGATACGACAACCTG aTTCCTCAGCACAGAATCCCATCCGCTCAGGCCAATCCCTCGGTTCCCAAAGCTGTAGGAGTCAGCATCCACTTTGATAAGATAGTAACGGCATTAATGCACGATGAAGAAGCG GTGGTTCCAGTGTGTGATGTCCTTGTTTGTGTGATGAGCAGTAGTTACTCCATTAAGGAATGCATTCAAGTCGTCCGAAGCCTGTGGGTGAATAACATCAAAGCCGATATACTCTACGATGCAAGCATG GGCTTAGAGGAGATTCAAGAATACTGTAGGGCTTTCAGAGTGTCTCATATCGTCATTTTGAAGGACCACCAAGAGACTGGTGTCGTCTGG GTACGTTCTATCGACAGGGAGAAGAAGATTGTAGATTCCAAGGTGGCCTTCGTGAACCTGGTAGAGTCCCTGCAACAGAAACTTACAAG TGATGTCGCAGAGCCTAAAGAGCCATTAGCCGCTCAGCGGAGCGCATCGTTAGATGTAGCCAGCAGTCAGCCACCGATATATGGCGTAACCCTCCTGTCGTTAGACAACCACAAACTAGAAAATAACACCAAGAAGAGAATAGACCGACAG ATCCAGCCACGTATTCAGCCTGTCCTGGAGCATCTATCCTACAAGGCTGTAGTAGAAGTATTGGCT GTGGATTTGCCGATGGACGTGGTGAAGAACATTGTGGCTATCTTGGAT cTGGAAGGAGATGAGAGTGGTTTCGATGCCAGCGTCCAGGAActcattaataaatataataaatatcgCAAGTATCTGCCACGGATTGCTGATTCGATCCAACAGATGAAGGAGAATGAACC ATCTGTGGTGATCATTCTGTACTCTTACAGAGAGGATGGATTTAAAGTGTACTTATAA